In Phlebotomus papatasi isolate M1 chromosome 1, Ppap_2.1, whole genome shotgun sequence, the following proteins share a genomic window:
- the LOC129800098 gene encoding uncharacterized protein LOC129800098 translates to MSTIEERTAYLDNPFFTKHLYGNFSPFYVTIGICTLLGVVLFVLNIIFGCCSRHRDYWQDRHTGNRWLISIWSATPHKQPPLDLTELKDVEAFHPYRITGEEVEHSEYIATHHRPHYESRHLHPSHRQEEYVELHKRESDI, encoded by the exons ATGTCAACTATTGAAGAACGAACTGCCTATTTGGACAATCCGTTCTTCACCAAACATTTATACGGTAATTTCTCACCATTCTACGTGACCATCGGGATTTGCACTCTCCTGGGTGTTGTTCTTTTTGTCCTCAACATTATTTTTGGTTGCTGTTCGCGCCATCGCGACTACTGGCAGGATCGACACACAGGAAATCGGTGGTTAATCTCTATTTGGTCAGCAACACCACACAAACAGCCTCCGTTGGATCTTACGGAATTGAAAGACGTAGAGGCTTTTCATCCTTACAGAATCACA GGTGAGGAAGTTGAACATTCAGAGTACATTGCCACTCATCATCGTCCTCACTACGAAAGTCGTCATCTGCACCCAAGCCATCGTCAGGAAGAGTACGTAGAACTGCACAAGCGAGAGAGTGACATTTGA